Genomic window (Ostrinia nubilalis chromosome 23, ilOstNubi1.1, whole genome shotgun sequence):
CCCAATATAGTAAGGTGAACATTGAAAATGGCTGCCCCATAAGGATTGCTCGCTCTGCATTGGTACAGCCCTGCGTCTCCTGTCTCGGAGTACTGGAAGTTGACTGTGCTTGCCAGCCCTAGAGAGGTCTTTGATTCTGATAGTTTTATTCTGAAAAATAAGTCATTCTTTAAACACTTTTCATCTAAGAGGAGTGAATTTTAACGATTCCTTCCTTATTCCCTGTACATCGTAAACGAAAATGTGAGCAAAATTACAGCCCATTATATGCAAGGGTGTTTTAGCCTGGATAGGGAGAGTCAGCTATTCTAAAGCCGTGACAAATTAAAGTAGTGTGGATCAATAAAATAGACCTCTTACAAAACTGACCTTTGACTCTGATAGTCCACAGGGTTACCATCGTGAGTCCAGGTGACTCTGATGGGGTCATCTCCTAATGGTCGACACTCGAGCGAGACTGGATGGCCGAGGCGTGAGGTCACGTTAGTCGATGACGACTCGAAGTGGACAGGCTCTGAAAATAGTGACATAAACGCATTAGATTAGATTAGTCCCATTGCATGAGTACAGTACATTTGACCATCAACAGAGAAAGATGGCGAGATATCGTAAGGCGATCGACACACTTGTAAGCGTAGATTAGTTGTAACTAATCACAACTCATGATGACCACGACTACTCTCATTCGTTTTACGAAGATTTTAACCAAATGACGCTGGATaaatgcctcccccaaagattttaCACTCTGTCAAGAGTCAATTATTgagaaggaaagaaagaaaaatacctaagaaataataatattatgtttgatTAAACTACACTATCTGCTGCAAGAAATTCATGGTAATTTTTGTATTAGTACCTAATTTGTGATAGCGATAgtttttactataataatagtTTTTTGGTGTAATTCATGTAACTGATGGAAAAAATGTATTGAAGGTTATTGAATTAGGAATCACAGACTTACTATTCACACTCATCCATACAGTCTTGCTGAGCGGTTGGCCGACTCCATTCTCCACATTGCACGAGTATAAGCCTTCGTCTGTGAGCGATACTTCTTCTATGACCAGGGTCCCGTTAGGGAGACTGAGGATCCCTCCGCCAGCTAGCTCCAGAACTGGTTGCCAGGTGCCGAGAATTGCTGAGGATAAATGAGAAAAGTTGTAGAGATGGTACGTTCTATTGTAACATCAATAGGGTTAGTAGACCAAGGATTAGATTGAATGTTTCtctgttgtattttttttagcaaGACATCAGTAAATCTCAAAGTACAAGCGTAAATACTATTGGCAGCAACATTGGTGTGTCTTTGAGCTCTCAAAAATTACTTAAGCAGTGTATTGCCATATTACCTTTACCTAACTTTGATTGGTAAAAGTATTGTCTTTCTGCTAAATAcctactaacgcccgtattcacaaacattactatgaggtcttacagtgctcgtggacgcacagggtgacacgaaccaatcacggaGCTCTATtcgatgtgcgttcgatttgctgcttcacatgcaagcattgtttgtgaatacaggcgtaagtcACTTTAATTGCAAAGGGACTCTTTAGTTTTCATACCATCCTTCTTCATCCAGTGCACTTGTGGCTGAGGGTAGCCGCTGGCGCTGCAGGATACAGCGCCTCTTCTGCCCAGAAGAAGAGAGGAGTTCGTTGGTTCCTCCAGCCATTTTGGTGCAACTAAAATAGATTACATTTAGAACGTAGAAAAGGTTGAGGAGGTTAATAATTGCAATAAATGAAAGAAGCCAAATCTTACTGTTTTGTCATAAGGCTGGAAAACGTATTACTATTTTCAGTGATATAATGAACTTACCTTTGATATAAAGCTCAGTAGACCGGTTGACCTTGGCGACGTGGTTGGAGGCAACGCAGGTGTAAGTCCCGCAGTGTTCGAGAGACACTTTCTTGATGACCAAGGCACTGAATAACTCCGAACTTCTTTCCACAACctgaaaagtattaaaatttcaatatttctacGAGAATTAACTATTGTCAAATTGTATGAAAGACATTCGCTAAAGTCTTTAGGTAATATCTGCTAGCTTTAACACaacaattattaaaaattttctggcattaaattattattacgatTTATCTTACCTTCAAATTGCCCGGTATCCTTTTCCCATCTTTC
Coding sequences:
- the LOC135083196 gene encoding cell adhesion molecule Dscam2-like, which gives rise to MQCAATGDRPPQFVWERDGIVISSNTEHRYALGQVMTSDNAVVSQLNITRVRVEDGGLYSCTAREGEHASVHENRLDVYGPPYIRSLPPIKIQSGESVNLRCPFYGYPISKIDWEYQGKTLSTNTLFQRYRRSFKYKIRRDAPLVNLNGILTIPEVSKDQNGAIYTCIVTSPSGEMARRAFEVQVIEAPVLEDLLLGNNLQEGQIVNIYCNVRSGDLPIHFEWLKDGKRIPGNLKVVERSSELFSALVIKKVSLEHCGTYTCVASNHVAKVNRSTELYIKVAPKWLEEPTNSSLLLGRRGAVSCSASGYPQPQVHWMKKDAILGTWQPVLELAGGGILSLPNGTLVIEEVSLTDEGLYSCNVENGVGQPLSKTVWMSVNKPVHFESSSTNVTSRLGHPVSLECRPLGDDPIRVTWTHDGNPVDYQSQRIKLSESKTSLGLASTVNFQYSETGDAGLYQCRASNPYGAAIFNVHLTILGTY